The DNA window TAGTTGTCCAGCCCGACCATGTCCGGCCTCGGCTTGCTCGCCGCGAAGTCGAAGAGCGTGTAGTACAGCCCGAGCCCGAAGGGGTAGAGGATCCCGCCGGTCAGCAGCAGAGCCGGAACGATCAGCAGGTACGGCCGCAGCGCGCGCCGTCGGCGCGGAACGACACGCGCCGACGGCCCGCTTCCCCCGTGCGAGGCCGCCCCGTGGTCGGTCTCGGTGAGGGGCGAGGACATCGGGCCGTCACCCGACCTTGGAGGCCAGGTCGCTCGCCAGGCCGTTCAGTACCGACTTGGCGTTCTTGCCGCCGTAGATCTCCTGGAGCGAGGCCGCCCAGCTCGTCGTCGCGTCGAAGAACTGCTCCTGCGGCGTGAACTGGATCTTCGTCTGGTCGACGACCGTCTCGAAGGTCTCGATGAAGCCCTCCAGCCCCTTCATCTTGTCCTTGTACGCGGGGTCCTGACTGACGGACTTCCTGACCGGGTCGATGTGGTTGCCCTCGACCGCCGCCTTGCGCAGGTGCTCCTTGCCGGTCGCCCACTGGAGGAACAGCCACGCCGCGTGCTTGTTCTTGCTCTTGGCGTTCATGCCGAGCGACCAGATCCACATGTTCGTGGCGAGCGACCCGCCCGGCCCCTTCGGCCCCGGATGGAAGGCGATCTTCCCGGCGGCGGGCGACGCGCCCTTCACCGCCTGGAAGTACGCGGCCGTGTCGGCGTCGAAGAGCATCCCGGCCTTCTTCGCGCCCAGGTCGCTGGAGCACTGGTACCAGGTGTACGACGTCCAGGACGGCGGCCCGCCCTTCCTGACCATCTCCGCCCAGTCCCGGGTGAAGGCCACGGCCTCCGGGGTGTTCATGGCGGGCTTGATCTTCCCGCCGTCGACCGTGAAGTCCTTCAGCCCGTACCGCGAGTACATCGTCATGAAGCCGGGGTGGATCGTCGCCCAGCTCCGCGACCCGCGCACCGCGACGCCGTACATCCCGTCGAAGCCCGCTCCCGGCGCCCTGCGTTTGATGGCGCCGGATATCTCGCGCAGTTCGTCGAAGGTCTCGGCCGGCTTCAGCCCCAGCTTCTTGAACACCTCGGTGTTGTACGCGACGACGTTCGTCTCCCAGCCCCACGGCAGCGCGTACTGCCCGCCCTGTCCGAGCGGCGCGCCGGCCTTGAGCGACCACTGGTCGGCCTGGAGGAGGTTCGGGAAGAAGTCCCCCTGGTCCCATTCGGCGCCGGTGGCCGAGGAGTTGCTCATCCACGGGCCGAGGTCCTCCAGCCACCCGGGCGGCCCGTACTGCCAGACCATGTAGGCGCCGAGCATGAAGATGTCGTACGACGCGCGCCCGCTGGACAGGTCCACGGTGAGCTTGTCGAAGTAGTTGTCCTCGGGGAAGACGTCGTACTCGACCTTGATGCCGGTCTTCTCGGTGAAGGACCTGAGGTCGGCGATCAGCGCATCGGTGTACGGGTGCTTGTTGAGCAGCGCCTTGACCGTCCTGCCC is part of the Streptomyces agglomeratus genome and encodes:
- a CDS encoding ABC transporter substrate-binding protein yields the protein MEMRVPDRRRFLALTAAASATPLLSACGAGFGGDGQSGGGGSAADDVTGSFDWKKAKGRTVKALLNKHPYTDALIADLRSFTEKTGIKVEYDVFPEDNYFDKLTVDLSSGRASYDIFMLGAYMVWQYGPPGWLEDLGPWMSNSSATGAEWDQGDFFPNLLQADQWSLKAGAPLGQGGQYALPWGWETNVVAYNTEVFKKLGLKPAETFDELREISGAIKRRAPGAGFDGMYGVAVRGSRSWATIHPGFMTMYSRYGLKDFTVDGGKIKPAMNTPEAVAFTRDWAEMVRKGGPPSWTSYTWYQCSSDLGAKKAGMLFDADTAAYFQAVKGASPAAGKIAFHPGPKGPGGSLATNMWIWSLGMNAKSKNKHAAWLFLQWATGKEHLRKAAVEGNHIDPVRKSVSQDPAYKDKMKGLEGFIETFETVVDQTKIQFTPQEQFFDATTSWAASLQEIYGGKNAKSVLNGLASDLASKVG